A DNA window from Porphyromonadaceae bacterium W3.11 contains the following coding sequences:
- a CDS encoding IS1182 family transposase, translating into MTKIQFRPYIHNRSMLFPQRLDEDICANDPVRVVNAIIDAIEIENIKGLYSKIGRHPYHPKMMLKVIIYAYMNNIYSCRKIEQALKRDVHFIWLAGYEKPDFITINRFRNRVKGEINKVFSQMVLLLAERGFISLDVEYIDGTKIESKANKYTFVWRKSVERNRAKLQEKLKALLSQIDDCIAQENSEGSEEVEITAEQLSELVTTFKAELERTPEPVNKEEKKKIRERKKQIKQLEEHKAKLMEYDEKLEKLEDRNSYSKTDPSATFMRMKEDAMRNGQTKPGYNLQIATNQQFITNFGLFYNPTDTLTFIPFLQFHQDRYGDLPSTVVADSGYGSEENYRFMEESGTTPFVKYNRFHIEHRPRYKPDPFQPSSLYYSKEGDYYVCPMGQRMRRIGTKRGKTASGYTTESARYKAARCKGCPLRGLCFKAKGNRIIEVNHRLNEYKKKANQLLTSEEGLRHRGRRCVEPESVFGQMKYNMSYKRFRHFGQDKVTMDFAFFAIAFNVKKLCSMMAKNPKNMDNTPHSCPNHPFLVTNNLLLEENQILKHLVAA; encoded by the coding sequence ATGACAAAGATACAATTTCGTCCATACATACACAATAGGTCAATGCTTTTTCCTCAAAGGCTTGACGAGGATATTTGTGCTAATGATCCAGTGAGAGTGGTCAATGCCATTATCGATGCTATTGAGATTGAGAATATTAAGGGCTTGTACAGTAAGATAGGTCGCCACCCCTACCACCCCAAGATGATGCTCAAGGTGATTATCTACGCCTACATGAATAACATCTACTCGTGCAGGAAGATTGAGCAAGCCCTCAAAAGAGATGTCCACTTCATCTGGCTTGCAGGGTATGAAAAACCAGATTTTATCACCATCAATAGGTTTCGTAATCGTGTAAAAGGAGAGATCAATAAGGTCTTCTCACAGATGGTATTGTTACTTGCAGAGAGAGGTTTTATCAGTCTTGATGTGGAGTATATCGATGGCACTAAGATAGAATCCAAAGCCAATAAATACACCTTTGTGTGGCGGAAGAGCGTGGAACGAAATCGAGCCAAACTTCAGGAAAAGCTAAAGGCATTGCTCTCTCAAATCGATGATTGTATTGCTCAAGAGAATAGCGAGGGTAGCGAAGAAGTAGAGATTACAGCGGAACAACTTTCAGAGCTGGTGACCACCTTCAAAGCAGAACTAGAGAGAACCCCGGAACCAGTCAACAAGGAGGAGAAAAAGAAAATAAGAGAGAGGAAGAAGCAGATCAAGCAACTAGAAGAGCATAAGGCTAAACTTATGGAGTATGACGAGAAGCTGGAAAAACTCGAGGATCGCAACTCCTACTCCAAGACCGACCCCTCTGCCACCTTTATGCGTATGAAGGAGGATGCCATGAGAAATGGTCAAACCAAGCCAGGTTACAATTTACAAATAGCTACGAATCAGCAATTTATTACCAACTTTGGACTCTTCTACAATCCTACTGACACCCTCACATTTATCCCTTTTCTTCAATTCCACCAAGACCGTTATGGTGATTTGCCCTCTACTGTTGTAGCCGACTCTGGCTATGGCTCGGAAGAGAACTATCGTTTTATGGAAGAGTCTGGTACAACACCCTTTGTCAAATACAATCGCTTCCATATTGAGCATCGTCCTCGCTATAAGCCCGACCCATTTCAGCCCTCATCGCTATACTACAGCAAAGAAGGAGATTACTATGTCTGCCCGATGGGACAAAGGATGAGGCGTATCGGGACAAAGAGAGGCAAGACAGCAAGCGGATACACTACTGAGAGTGCGAGATATAAGGCTGCGAGGTGCAAAGGATGTCCACTCAGAGGACTATGTTTTAAGGCAAAAGGCAATCGAATCATAGAGGTCAATCACAGACTCAATGAGTACAAAAAGAAAGCAAACCAACTCCTTACCTCCGAAGAAGGACTAAGACATCGAGGACGACGATGTGTAGAGCCAGAATCAGTATTCGGTCAAATGAAATACAATATGAGCTACAAACGCTTTCGACACTTCGGTCAAGACAAGGTCACTATGGACTTTGCCTTCTTTGCCATAGCATTCAATGTCAAGAAACTATGCTCTATGATGGCGAAAAACCCAAAAAACATGGATAATACACCTCATTCTTGCCCAAATCATCCATTTTTAGTCACTAACAACCTACTTTTAGAGGAAAACCAAATTCTAAAACATCTCGTAGCTGCTTAG
- the coaBC gene encoding bifunctional phosphopantothenoylcysteine decarboxylase/phosphopantothenate--cysteine ligase CoaBC produces the protein MKNLEGKNIVVGVTGSIAAYKSAQLVRLFVKAGANVQVVMTPAATEFITPLTLSTLSGKPVLWKFFEERTGSWNSHVDLGVWADAFVIAPATAATLGKMTHGIADNLLVTTYLSCRAQVFIAPAMDLDMFAHPSTTLSIQQLAEWGAIVVEPSVGELASHLIGKGRMAEPEEIFEAVADYLQPEYQQTLQGVEFMITSGPTYEKIDPVRFIGNYSTGKMGLALAEVAAERGASVHFISGPVDHLPKGKNIKIVKVESADEMLQECNKIEGAYEVAIFCAAVADYRVATRSEHKIKREEQGAMSLDLIPNPDIAATLGEEKRDEQIHVGFALETNLTRVGVLDKMDRKNFDFIIANSLQDDGAGFGGETNKVTIFDRLGKEETSLPLMSKREVAEKIIDRIEDLLEGR, from the coding sequence ATGAAGAATCTTGAGGGTAAAAATATAGTGGTTGGTGTTACGGGTAGTATTGCGGCATATAAGAGTGCCCAGTTAGTACGGTTGTTCGTGAAGGCTGGGGCAAATGTCCAGGTCGTCATGACCCCAGCAGCCACAGAGTTTATAACACCCCTGACCCTCTCAACCTTGTCAGGAAAGCCTGTTCTTTGGAAGTTTTTTGAGGAACGTACAGGTTCGTGGAATAGTCATGTAGATCTAGGAGTCTGGGCGGACGCGTTTGTTATAGCACCTGCGACTGCTGCTACTCTAGGGAAGATGACTCATGGTATTGCTGATAATTTATTAGTGACCACATATCTATCCTGTCGTGCTCAAGTGTTCATCGCACCAGCAATGGATCTAGACATGTTTGCTCACCCATCCACGACCCTTTCTATTCAGCAGTTGGCTGAATGGGGTGCTATAGTTGTGGAGCCTAGCGTTGGAGAGCTTGCAAGCCATCTAATCGGTAAGGGCCGTATGGCTGAGCCAGAGGAGATCTTCGAAGCCGTCGCTGATTATCTGCAACCAGAGTATCAACAGACCCTGCAAGGGGTAGAGTTTATGATTACCTCAGGTCCTACGTACGAAAAGATTGATCCTGTCCGATTCATTGGTAACTACTCTACTGGTAAGATGGGCTTAGCTTTGGCTGAGGTAGCTGCCGAACGAGGTGCTTCTGTTCATTTCATCTCTGGTCCTGTGGACCACCTCCCTAAGGGCAAAAATATCAAGATTGTTAAGGTGGAAAGTGCTGATGAGATGCTTCAGGAGTGCAATAAGATAGAAGGAGCCTACGAGGTGGCTATCTTCTGTGCCGCTGTGGCTGACTATAGAGTAGCTACACGTTCGGAGCATAAGATCAAAAGAGAGGAGCAGGGAGCTATGTCATTAGATCTGATTCCCAACCCAGATATTGCCGCTACATTAGGTGAAGAAAAACGAGATGAGCAGATCCATGTAGGCTTTGCCTTGGAGACTAACTTGACAAGAGTCGGAGTTTTGGATAAGATGGATCGCAAGAATTTTGATTTTATCATTGCCAATTCTCTACAGGATGATGGTGCTGGATTTGGTGGCGAGACTAATAAGGTGACGATTTTTGATCGATTGGGTAAGGAGGAAACGTCCTTGCCTTTGATGAGTAAAAGAGAAGTTGCTGAGAAGATTATAGATAGGATAGAAGATTTACTGGAGGGAAGATGA
- a CDS encoding glycosyltransferase: MKVLLLNTYPQGGGAAIAAGRMLQGLIDAGVDARMLVAATITDARPELMSVHGVHQSMAFLGERIQVFFANGFDRDHLFKFSSANYGVDISHHPWVEWADIIHIHWVQQGFLSLKGLERVFALPSKRIFWSLHDLWPITGGCHIPFVLKDGQTQFCYRFRNGCKRCPILNSNRDNDLASHVYAAKQSWPYEKIQFLGVSRAVTRELKTYLERFPRALPPHTISNIIDSNRFYVEPRHHGTGKLKLLFVAARADESVKGLDLLIEVLQKATAISSDFRNRAELYIIGSLKKSVDEIPITVVCQEEVGEDELRAEYNSADVTLSTSRYETFGQTLLESIACGTPAMAFDVGGTSDIIQHQKNGLLINPYDTDSYAEQLLKLCQDAGRMDCTRITTSIEHFTAPKVIHRLLHLYDTSLIKC, translated from the coding sequence ATGAAGGTCCTGCTGCTGAATACGTATCCTCAAGGAGGTGGAGCAGCCATTGCCGCAGGTAGAATGTTGCAGGGGCTAATAGATGCGGGTGTTGATGCTCGTATGTTAGTTGCGGCTACGATCACCGATGCTCGTCCCGAGCTAATGAGTGTACATGGAGTTCATCAGAGTATGGCTTTTCTAGGGGAGCGTATTCAGGTGTTCTTTGCTAATGGGTTTGATAGAGATCATTTATTCAAATTCAGTTCTGCCAATTATGGCGTTGATATCTCGCATCACCCATGGGTGGAGTGGGCAGATATTATTCATATACACTGGGTCCAGCAAGGATTTCTCTCACTTAAAGGTCTGGAGAGGGTATTTGCACTGCCAAGCAAACGTATCTTTTGGTCTCTTCATGATCTATGGCCAATTACGGGTGGATGCCATATCCCTTTTGTACTTAAGGATGGTCAGACACAGTTTTGCTACCGATTTCGTAATGGGTGCAAGCGTTGTCCCATTCTTAACTCTAATCGTGATAATGATTTAGCAAGTCATGTGTATGCGGCTAAGCAGTCTTGGCCGTACGAAAAGATACAATTTCTGGGCGTTAGTAGAGCTGTAACTAGGGAGCTGAAAACCTATCTAGAGAGATTCCCTAGGGCTTTGCCACCTCACACCATTAGCAATATAATCGACTCTAATCGCTTTTATGTGGAGCCTAGGCATCATGGTACGGGTAAGTTGAAGTTGCTCTTTGTGGCTGCGAGGGCAGATGAGAGTGTTAAGGGCTTAGATCTCTTGATAGAGGTGCTTCAGAAGGCTACTGCTATCTCTAGCGACTTTAGAAACAGAGCCGAATTGTATATCATTGGTTCCTTGAAAAAAAGTGTAGATGAGATACCAATTACGGTGGTTTGTCAAGAAGAAGTAGGGGAGGATGAGCTACGAGCAGAGTATAACTCAGCTGATGTCACACTATCTACGTCTAGGTACGAAACATTTGGTCAAACACTCTTAGAATCCATCGCCTGTGGAACGCCCGCAATGGCATTTGATGTAGGTGGTACAAGCGATATCATTCAGCATCAAAAGAATGGATTACTAATCAACCCCTATGATACAGATTCTTATGCTGAGCAATTGCTCAAGCTATGCCAAGACGCTGGTCGAATGGATTGCACCCGTATTACGACTTCAATAGAGCACTTTACGGCTCCTAAGGTTATTCATAGGTTGCTCCATCTTTATGACACTTCGTTGATAAAATGTTGA
- a CDS encoding 3'-5' exonuclease has product MMLQLERPIVFFDLETTGLDISNDRIVEISLLKVFPDNSEEMLHTLINPEMPIPASSTEVHKISNEMVADKPTFRDMAKRIAAFIENCDLGGYNCIRFDIPLLAEEFHRVEVPIDLKASRKVIDAQVIFHKKEARTLSAAYKFYCGKDLEGAHAADVDTRATYEVLLGQLEMYDDLPKDVEALGAFTRMNDNVDFAGRMIYDKDGEVRFNFGKYKGQLVKDVLRNNQGYYEWMMQSNFPHDTKLELTRIKISVESN; this is encoded by the coding sequence ATGATGCTTCAATTAGAGCGACCAATAGTTTTTTTTGATTTAGAGACTACTGGTCTAGATATATCAAACGATCGAATCGTGGAAATCTCTTTACTAAAGGTTTTTCCTGATAATAGTGAGGAGATGTTACACACATTAATTAATCCTGAAATGCCGATACCAGCAAGCTCTACAGAGGTGCATAAAATCAGCAATGAGATGGTGGCAGATAAGCCTACCTTTAGAGATATGGCTAAGCGTATTGCTGCCTTTATTGAGAATTGTGACTTGGGTGGCTATAATTGTATTCGTTTTGATATACCTTTGCTAGCGGAGGAGTTTCATCGTGTTGAGGTACCGATTGATCTTAAAGCTAGTCGGAAAGTGATCGATGCACAGGTTATTTTTCACAAGAAAGAAGCGAGGACGTTATCCGCAGCTTATAAATTCTATTGTGGTAAGGATTTAGAGGGTGCTCATGCCGCAGATGTAGATACTAGAGCTACTTATGAGGTGTTACTGGGTCAGTTAGAGATGTATGATGACTTGCCTAAGGATGTTGAGGCATTGGGAGCATTTACACGAATGAATGATAATGTGGACTTCGCTGGTCGTATGATTTATGATAAGGATGGTGAAGTGCGTTTTAATTTCGGAAAGTATAAGGGTCAGTTAGTAAAGGATGTATTACGCAATAACCAAGGTTATTATGAGTGGATGATGCAAAGCAACTTCCCTCATGATACTAAGTTAGAGCTGACGCGAATTAAGATTAGTGTCGAATCAAATTAA
- a CDS encoding 4-phosphoerythronate dehydrogenase — protein MRNIKIIAEASIPYLKGVIEGLGEVVYLPSEDITSERVESADWLIVRSITKCDRALLRGSQVQLITTATIGFDHIDAEYCEEEGIEWRNAPGCNAEAVGQYFGASMALLYKETGFEPKGKTLGIIGVGHVGSVVERYAKALGMNVLRNDPPRARKEGEDGFVSLQKIADEADIITLHVPLTHEGVDSTYHLCDKAFISGLKKRPILINACRGGVTDTEALLWGLEEGKVDKIIIDCWEHEPNISSDFLAKAWLGTPHIAGFSAQGKANGARVCVENGIKFFGLRSKAYEAMYPPKLADPLLSLSHSEHPLFDAIGQTLDLRAVDNLLRANKQNFEAQRRSYHYPYEPNAYEVSREEMGLYSNSAALIGFKLR, from the coding sequence ATGAGAAATATAAAAATTATAGCAGAAGCGTCAATCCCTTATCTTAAGGGTGTTATTGAGGGACTTGGTGAGGTCGTATATCTCCCCTCAGAAGACATTACGTCTGAACGTGTTGAGAGTGCCGATTGGCTCATTGTACGAAGTATTACAAAGTGTGATCGAGCACTCCTGAGGGGCTCGCAGGTCCAATTAATTACTACGGCCACAATAGGCTTTGATCACATTGATGCCGAATATTGTGAAGAGGAGGGGATCGAGTGGCGAAATGCTCCTGGATGCAACGCAGAGGCTGTGGGGCAATACTTCGGTGCGTCAATGGCTTTGTTGTATAAGGAAACGGGGTTTGAACCGAAAGGAAAAACCCTTGGGATTATTGGTGTAGGGCATGTAGGATCAGTGGTTGAGCGTTATGCCAAGGCCTTAGGTATGAATGTCCTACGAAATGACCCTCCCCGTGCTAGGAAAGAGGGAGAAGACGGCTTTGTCTCTCTGCAGAAGATTGCAGATGAGGCGGATATCATTACGCTGCATGTCCCATTGACCCACGAAGGAGTGGACTCAACTTATCATCTTTGCGACAAGGCCTTCATCTCAGGTCTAAAAAAGCGACCCATTCTTATCAACGCTTGCCGGGGTGGTGTCACTGATACCGAGGCTCTATTGTGGGGGCTTGAAGAGGGAAAAGTCGATAAGATAATTATTGATTGTTGGGAGCATGAGCCCAATATTTCTTCCGATTTTTTGGCGAAAGCATGGCTGGGAACACCTCATATTGCGGGTTTCTCAGCACAGGGTAAGGCGAATGGAGCTCGGGTCTGTGTGGAGAATGGAATTAAATTTTTCGGACTTAGAAGTAAGGCTTATGAGGCGATGTATCCGCCTAAGTTAGCAGATCCTTTATTGTCCTTAAGTCATAGTGAACATCCACTTTTTGATGCTATAGGTCAGACGCTAGACCTAAGAGCGGTGGATAATCTATTGAGGGCAAATAAACAAAACTTTGAGGCTCAGAGGCGTTCATATCATTACCCATACGAGCCAAATGCTTACGAGGTAAGCCGTGAAGAGATGGGGCTCTATTCTAATAGTGCTGCTTTGATCGGTTTTAAGTTGAGATGA
- a CDS encoding N-acetylmuramoyl-L-alanine amidase, whose amino-acid sequence MTFTNTTDARDTKGRFVVIIDAGHGGKDTGAIGKRSKEKDIVLSVALKVGEKIKSQNPNITIYYTRDRDEFIGLRERASFANRKKADLFVSIHANANRSRSPRGSETYVLGLHRTKDNLEVAMKENSAILYEDDYSVKYADFDPQSDESYIMFQFIQNKHLDASIELADLVQKGLVNCGLQNRGVKQAGFLVLREVAMPSILVELGFISNYDDESFMLSSNGQNLLSSQIANSVIRYERALTLKSGKGSTSSVKEEKKVAKVNNDYSNADGTYYRIQVMADKSEVSLNSRKFRRYKEHITYYMENGYYKYTIYNTTDLNEARRYQKELRKHFKDCFIVGFNSAGDKVGSYY is encoded by the coding sequence ATGACATTTACCAACACGACGGATGCTAGAGATACTAAAGGTCGATTTGTAGTGATAATTGATGCTGGACACGGAGGTAAAGACACAGGAGCTATTGGTAAGAGGTCTAAGGAAAAAGATATAGTCCTATCGGTAGCCTTGAAGGTGGGTGAAAAGATCAAATCTCAAAACCCCAATATCACTATTTACTACACTAGAGATAGGGATGAATTTATCGGCTTAAGAGAGAGAGCTAGTTTTGCTAATAGGAAGAAGGCGGATTTATTCGTATCGATACATGCTAATGCCAATAGAAGTCGCTCTCCTAGAGGATCAGAAACGTACGTTCTCGGACTTCATAGGACTAAAGATAACCTAGAGGTGGCGATGAAAGAAAACTCGGCGATCTTATATGAGGATGACTATTCCGTTAAGTATGCTGACTTTGATCCTCAGTCTGATGAGTCTTATATCATGTTCCAGTTTATACAGAATAAACACTTGGATGCTAGTATAGAGCTAGCAGACTTGGTTCAGAAAGGCTTAGTTAATTGCGGATTACAGAATAGAGGTGTGAAGCAAGCTGGCTTCCTTGTGCTTCGTGAAGTTGCTATGCCTAGCATCTTAGTAGAGCTAGGATTTATCTCAAATTATGACGACGAGAGCTTTATGCTATCATCAAATGGCCAAAACCTTTTATCCAGCCAGATAGCTAATTCCGTGATTAGGTATGAGAGAGCCTTGACTCTGAAGAGTGGAAAGGGAAGCACCTCAAGCGTGAAAGAGGAGAAGAAGGTCGCTAAGGTTAATAATGATTATAGCAACGCTGACGGGACTTATTATAGGATACAAGTCATGGCAGATAAGAGTGAAGTGTCCCTTAATAGTCGAAAATTTCGTCGATACAAAGAACACATTACGTACTATATGGAGAATGGCTATTATAAGTACACTATTTATAACACAACCGATCTGAACGAAGCAAGACGATATCAGAAAGAGCTTAGAAAACACTTTAAAGATTGTTTCATTGTCGGCTTTAATTCTGCAGGGGATAAGGTGGGGAGCTATTACTAA
- the dnaN gene encoding DNA polymerase III subunit beta yields the protein MKFSVLSDYLKDHLDVVNRVISNKSQLSIMEYVLFEIEGNKVKLTATDGETRMLTSMELESKDGDDISFCVRAKQLLDPLKEIPNLVMSFEIDMEKLILEANYGMGSFSFPLLQGSEFPNSEALTSESVKIEMPVSTFAEGLESTIYAASVEEIRPVMTGVHLDIRPEHLSFVATNGFLLALYRHSALDLGVTERTQVTIQRKPADLLRSLFARANEDEMLTVEIFHNYAVFRSPSMELQCRLLEGKYPNYETVIPTDNDKVMEADRLQLLSATTRVKVFADKGMQLVSFDYSPQQLTLKASDSDFSTSAEESVPVSFSAESARFSFRADHVIQILRALPTQNISMKIGDSARAALLSPIGGEVGVEITVAMMPLMF from the coding sequence ATGAAGTTTTCGGTATTAAGTGATTATCTTAAGGATCACCTCGATGTGGTTAACCGCGTGATATCCAATAAGAGTCAGCTCTCCATTATGGAGTATGTCCTTTTTGAAATAGAGGGTAATAAAGTGAAGTTGACAGCCACTGATGGGGAGACCCGGATGCTGACTTCTATGGAGTTGGAAAGTAAGGATGGGGATGACATCTCTTTTTGCGTTCGTGCAAAGCAGTTGCTTGACCCATTGAAAGAGATTCCTAACTTAGTGATGTCTTTTGAGATAGATATGGAGAAGCTTATCCTTGAGGCTAATTATGGAATGGGAAGCTTCTCTTTTCCTCTTCTTCAGGGTAGTGAATTTCCAAATAGTGAAGCTTTGACATCCGAATCTGTGAAGATTGAAATGCCTGTCTCCACGTTTGCGGAGGGATTGGAAAGTACTATCTATGCGGCGAGTGTAGAGGAGATACGTCCAGTGATGACGGGAGTGCATTTGGATATTCGTCCAGAGCATCTTTCTTTCGTTGCTACGAATGGCTTCTTATTGGCACTCTATCGTCATTCGGCTCTTGATCTTGGTGTCACAGAGCGAACACAGGTAACGATCCAACGCAAGCCAGCGGATTTGCTGCGTTCACTTTTTGCTAGAGCTAATGAAGATGAGATGTTGACTGTCGAGATTTTCCATAACTATGCCGTCTTTAGAAGTCCATCTATGGAGTTGCAATGTAGGTTGTTAGAGGGAAAATATCCTAATTATGAGACCGTCATTCCAACCGATAATGATAAGGTGATGGAGGCTGATCGTCTGCAGTTGCTATCTGCTACTACTCGTGTTAAGGTTTTTGCTGATAAGGGAATGCAACTAGTGAGTTTTGACTACAGTCCACAGCAATTGACGCTCAAAGCTAGTGACTCCGACTTCAGTACGAGTGCTGAGGAGTCTGTGCCAGTTTCTTTCTCTGCAGAGTCTGCACGCTTTTCATTCCGTGCAGATCACGTTATCCAGATATTGCGTGCATTGCCGACCCAGAATATCTCGATGAAAATAGGAGATAGTGCTAGGGCTGCATTGCTTTCACCAATTGGCGGTGAGGTCGGTGTGGAGATAACCGTAGCGATGATGCCTTTAATGTTTTAG
- a CDS encoding GNAT family N-acetyltransferase: MDISFERIVNELSPYFRDFESRYLNDFPEVERREVEDLIRLLNAEESPITLEAILCKDDFVGFISYWHLPQFIYLEHFAIDPNKRSNGIGRQVIGQIQKRFSDARFVLEAEPPTDHITTRRIKFYERLGFTLSDIPYIQPSYRADGESIPLRIMTLRFSQPIDEGELDDLRRYVYDIKL, encoded by the coding sequence ATGGATATTAGTTTTGAAAGAATAGTCAATGAATTATCTCCATATTTTAGAGATTTCGAAAGCAGATACCTCAATGACTTTCCCGAAGTGGAGCGGAGAGAGGTCGAAGACCTTATCAGGCTGCTAAATGCTGAGGAGAGCCCGATCACACTCGAGGCTATTCTCTGTAAAGACGACTTCGTGGGCTTTATTAGTTACTGGCATTTGCCACAGTTTATTTATCTAGAACACTTTGCGATAGATCCTAATAAACGTTCGAATGGTATTGGCCGACAGGTAATAGGTCAGATCCAAAAGAGATTCTCAGATGCTCGTTTTGTACTTGAGGCAGAGCCACCTACGGATCACATTACGACTAGACGAATAAAGTTTTACGAAAGACTCGGCTTTACACTAAGTGACATTCCATACATTCAGCCCTCTTATAGGGCAGATGGCGAATCTATTCCCTTAAGAATAATGACCTTGAGATTTAGTCAACCTATCGACGAGGGGGAGCTAGATGACCTAAGACGATATGTTTACGATATTAAGCTATGA
- a CDS encoding diphosphate--fructose-6-phosphate 1-phosphotransferase has product MRKISPLQVARAKYEPKVPYALRGNVSVVEGEVTVSVDDQKEIQDLFPNTYGLPVIRFAESPNKSVSEPMNVGVILSGGQAPGGHNVIAGIFDGIKAIHPESRLYGFLMGPAGLIDHKYIELTGDIIDEYRNTGGFDIIGSGRTKLEKEEQFDKGLAILRELSIRALVIIGGDDSNTNACVLAEYYKSIDAGVQVIGCPKTIDGDLKNEQIETSFGFDTATKVYSELIGNIQRDCNSARKYWHFIKLMGRSASHIALECALQTQPNICLISEEVQEKQQSLDDIVTYIAEIVAKRAAKGCNFGTVLVPEGLIEFIPAMNALISELNDLLAKEGDRFTQLSKDEQRSFIIRMLSGDNSKVYASLPEDVARQLTLDRDPHGNVQVSLIETEKLLAEMVGSKLKEWKAEGKYDGKFSTQRHFFGYEGRCAAPSNYDADYCYSIGYTAAELIASGKTGYMSSVRNTSRPAAEWIAGGIPITMMMNMERRHGEMKPVIRKALVELDGAPFQMFAKHRDDWAIETRYVYPGPIQYFGPSEVCDQPTITLTLEQEK; this is encoded by the coding sequence ATGAGAAAGATTAGTCCCTTACAGGTTGCTCGTGCCAAATATGAGCCTAAGGTACCTTATGCCCTTCGAGGTAATGTTAGTGTCGTGGAGGGTGAAGTCACCGTATCGGTTGATGATCAAAAAGAGATTCAGGATCTTTTCCCAAATACGTATGGATTACCTGTCATTCGTTTTGCTGAAAGCCCTAATAAGTCTGTATCAGAGCCAATGAATGTAGGTGTGATTCTATCCGGAGGACAAGCACCTGGTGGGCATAATGTCATTGCAGGTATCTTTGATGGTATTAAAGCGATTCATCCAGAGAGCCGTCTTTATGGATTCCTTATGGGGCCTGCAGGTCTGATTGATCATAAGTATATTGAATTAACTGGTGATATCATTGATGAATATCGAAACACTGGGGGATTTGATATTATTGGATCAGGAAGAACTAAGTTGGAGAAGGAAGAACAGTTCGATAAGGGATTGGCTATCTTGCGAGAGTTGAGCATTAGAGCTCTAGTTATCATCGGTGGCGATGACTCAAATACCAATGCTTGTGTTTTGGCAGAGTATTATAAGTCTATCGATGCAGGCGTTCAAGTAATAGGCTGCCCAAAGACAATTGATGGAGACCTTAAGAATGAGCAGATAGAGACCTCTTTTGGTTTTGATACCGCTACTAAGGTCTATTCCGAACTGATCGGTAACATACAAAGAGACTGTAACTCGGCTCGAAAATATTGGCACTTCATAAAACTGATGGGGCGTTCTGCCTCTCATATCGCCCTTGAGTGTGCTCTCCAGACTCAGCCTAATATCTGTCTTATTTCTGAGGAGGTACAAGAGAAGCAACAAAGCTTAGATGACATTGTTACATATATTGCGGAGATTGTTGCTAAGCGAGCAGCGAAGGGTTGTAATTTTGGTACTGTACTTGTACCAGAAGGGCTAATAGAGTTCATTCCTGCTATGAATGCTTTGATTTCTGAGTTGAATGACCTCTTGGCAAAAGAGGGAGATCGTTTTACTCAATTATCTAAGGATGAGCAGAGATCATTTATAATCCGCATGCTCTCTGGGGATAATAGTAAGGTGTATGCTTCTCTTCCTGAAGATGTAGCAAGACAGCTGACCCTCGATAGAGACCCTCATGGCAACGTGCAAGTTTCATTGATAGAGACTGAGAAATTACTAGCTGAGATGGTGGGAAGTAAGCTAAAAGAGTGGAAGGCTGAGGGTAAGTATGATGGTAAGTTCTCTACACAGCGACACTTCTTTGGCTACGAAGGTAGGTGTGCAGCTCCATCTAATTATGATGCCGATTACTGCTACAGTATCGGCTACACAGCGGCAGAACTGATTGCTAGTGGAAAAACAGGCTATATGAGTTCCGTCCGTAATACGTCTAGACCTGCTGCGGAGTGGATCGCTGGAGGTATTCCTATTACGATGATGATGAATATGGAACGTCGTCATGGAGAGATGAAGCCAGTGATTCGTAAGGCGTTGGTTGAACTAGATGGTGCACCGTTCCAAATGTTTGCAAAGCATCGCGATGACTGGGCTATAGAGACACGATATGTGTACCCTGGTCCTATTCAATATTTTGGACCAAGTGAGGTCTGTGATCAGCCCACAATAACCCTGACATTAGAGCAGGAAAAATAG